The Filimonas lacunae genomic sequence ATGTTATATTCATTACGTAAAACCAATGATATGACATTATTTACCTGCTTGTCTGCTGCTGCTATCCTCTTTTTTGCAGCCCATGTTATACTGCTTTTCACTTCTTTTCCCAAGGGCGGTTTTTATAAAACACGTTATCTATGGTCGCATATTACGCTTTGGCTGGTGGGCGTTATTTTATTTGCGATGACAGCCATTTATTCCGGAAGTGGTATTTCGTCTTTGGCAGATATATTTGATACGATGGGAAAACGATTGCTGATATTGGTGGTAACTTTTGCGGTATCAGGATTAGCGCATATGATTGTACGCTTCCTGGTATTAGGTAATAAAACTGCACGGGGGTAATTCCTTGAATAAAAAAAGCGGGCTATCGCATAGAAGTGATAGCCCGCTTTTGTATATGTAGAAGTTACTGATCAGTTTTTTACAAAAGCCCATTTGATCATCTCTTTCCAGGTAGTTTTTTTACCATAGAGTAATATGCCGGTACGGTAAATTTTACCGGCCAGCCAGGTGGTAAATAAGAAGCCGGCAATTAACGACGCCATACTGGCCAGTAACTGCCAGTAAGGAACGGTGCCCGGCACTCCATAAGCCACACGAGCCATCATCACAATGGGGGAACTAAAAGGGATAATACTGGCCCATACGGCGATAGGGCTATCAGGGTAGTTAATGGCCCTGGTTAAAATGATAAAGGAGAAAATGATAGGCATGGTAATGGGCATCGTAAGACTTTGCGAGTTTTGCACGTCTTCCACTGCGCTGCCAGCCGCTGCAAACAGGGCTGCGTAAAACAGGTAACCACCAATAAAGTAAAACAGGAACAAACCTATCACCACTATCCAGTTTACGGTACCTACCATGTGCTTCATTTCAGAGAAGCCCTGGGCAAACTCGCTGGATTGTGCGCCAGCTGCCATAGTGCCACCTTGTTGAGCAGCTTGTACCTGGTGCAGTGTATCGGGCGATAAAAAGTGGTTGGCTCCCATGGTAATGCCCAGTATTAACACAATCCATATCAGAAACTGTGTTAAGCCTACAGCGCCTATGCCTACAATTTTGCCCAGCATTAACTGGAAAGGTTTTACGCTGCTGATAATCACTTCTGCAATACGGTTGGTTTTTTCTTCCGTTACCCCACGCATTACCATTACGCCATAAATAAACATGGTAATGTATATAAGAAAGCCGCATACATAACCAATGCCATGTGCCACGCTGGAGTCGCTTTCAGAAGCGCCTTCCCCTTTTTCCTGGTACGATTTTAAATTGGCAAAGCGTGATTCTTTATGTATAGAATCCAACGCACTACGGTTAACGCCCGCTACTTCCAGCATATGATCTTCTATGGCTGAATTGATGTCATCTTCTATATCAGCTTTAGCCTTAATACCTATCCCTTTTTGATAGCGGATGATATAATCGGTGTTAGTGGTGCCTTCAAATTTAGGGATCATTAAAATAGCCGAATAACCTTTAGCGAGGTAGTTGCTGGTGTCAATACCTTCTGTAAAATGGTATTGAATGCTGTTGCTGCTTTTTAAATTGGTTTTAAAAAAGCCGTTGGCATCCTGCACGGCAATAGAAAGCGTGTCAGTACCCTTTACGGCCAGGTAGGCAGAAAAGCCAATTAAAAAAACGAATAGCAAGGGAGTAAGCAGGGTAGTTAGCAGAAAGGTTTTGTTTTTTACCCTGGAGAGATATTCCCGTTGTATAATTAAAGAAGTTTTGCTCATGGCGCAGTAATTAAGTGATGTATGAATTATACGTTTTCTGATTGAAAGGCGCGTGTAACCGCAGCACTGCTGCCTTCTACTTCCCGGATGAATATTTCGTTCAGTGTAGGCAGTATTTCATGAAAAGCTTCAATAGTTACATTCTGTTGCAGGAAGTGCCGCAGAATATCATTGCTTTGGTAGCCTTCATTGATCTGAATGGTGAGTGTATTGTTTTTCTGGCGCGTGATGGTAAAGGCATTGCTATCGGTAGAAGCAGGCTGTTGTTGCAACTGTATGCTAAACAGGTTTTCTTTAAAGTCCTGTTTAATTTGTTGAACGGTGCCGTCCAGTATTTTCCTGCCTTTATTTACCAGCACAATATGGTCGCATATTTCCTCTACCTGCTCCATGCGGTGCGTACTGAAAATGATAGTGCTTCCCTTTTGAGCCAGGGCAAAAATTTCGTCTTTAATCAGGTTGGCGTTTACCGGGTCCAGGCCGCTGAATGGCTCATCCAGGATAATCAGTTTGGGTTCGTGCAATACAGTGGTTACAAACTGTAGCTTCTGGCTCATGCCTTTACTCAGGTCTTCCACTTTTTTGTTCCACCAGCTTTCCATTTCCAGCTTGATAAACCAGGCTTTTATTTTTTCCATGGCTTCGCTGCGGCTGAGTCCTTTTAACTGGGCCAGGTATAAAGCCTGCTCGCCAATTTTCATTTTTTTATACAGGCCCCGTTCTTCCGGCATGTACCCGATATGGCGGATATCGTTCAGCGGGTCAAACTTTCTGCCGTCAAAGGTGATATTGCCTTCATCCGGGTAGAAAATGCCGGTGATCATACGCAATAGGGTGGTTTTACCAGCTCCGTTAGGTCCCAGCAGGCCAAAAATGCTGCCCGGCTCAATGCTAAAGCTAATATCGTCAACGGCTTTCTGCGTGGCGTAGTATTTTTTAAGGTGTTCTAGTGTTAATAGTGCCATACTCAGCGTGTTTATGTTAACATTATACTATAAGTATCGGAATTTACCGAAATCTTACAACTACCATTGCAGTATAGAATAATTTTGCCAGACTGAAAAACCGTTCATACACATGAGTCCATTATTTAAGCGTGCCGGGGTTGCATTAGCACTGGCCGCCATCACTATTGCAGCAGGTAGCTGGGGATTTTTAATTCATAAAACCGCCCATCAGCTGGCTGTTTATGAGCTACCATCCGGTAGTTTACGCGATTTCTTCTACAGCAATAACGCTTATTTGCAATACAATGCCCCCCGTGCCGACGTTCGCAGGAATGAAGACAGCACAGAAGGCCCCAAGCATTTTATTGACCTGGAAGCTTTTGGTCCTGATGCTGCTTACACCATGCCTTTACATTGGAACGAAGCGGTAGCTAAATACTCAAAAGATACTTTACTGGAATATGGTTATGTGCCTTACCATGTACAATACATGAAAGACAAGCTGACCGAAGCTTTTAAACAAGGTAATAAAGACAGCATTCTTTTTTATGCAGCCGATCTGGGCCATTATGTAGAAGATGCGCATGTGCCTTTGCATACCAGCATGAATTACGATGGTCAGCTGACCAATCAAAAGGGCTTACATAGCCTGTGGG encodes the following:
- a CDS encoding ABC transporter permease; translation: MSKTSLIIQREYLSRVKNKTFLLTTLLTPLLFVFLIGFSAYLAVKGTDTLSIAVQDANGFFKTNLKSSNSIQYHFTEGIDTSNYLAKGYSAILMIPKFEGTTNTDYIIRYQKGIGIKAKADIEDDINSAIEDHMLEVAGVNRSALDSIHKESRFANLKSYQEKGEGASESDSSVAHGIGYVCGFLIYITMFIYGVMVMRGVTEEKTNRIAEVIISSVKPFQLMLGKIVGIGAVGLTQFLIWIVLILGITMGANHFLSPDTLHQVQAAQQGGTMAAGAQSSEFAQGFSEMKHMVGTVNWIVVIGLFLFYFIGGYLFYAALFAAAGSAVEDVQNSQSLTMPITMPIIFSFIILTRAINYPDSPIAVWASIIPFSSPIVMMARVAYGVPGTVPYWQLLASMASLIAGFLFTTWLAGKIYRTGILLYGKKTTWKEMIKWAFVKN
- a CDS encoding ABC transporter ATP-binding protein, with amino-acid sequence MALLTLEHLKKYYATQKAVDDISFSIEPGSIFGLLGPNGAGKTTLLRMITGIFYPDEGNITFDGRKFDPLNDIRHIGYMPEERGLYKKMKIGEQALYLAQLKGLSRSEAMEKIKAWFIKLEMESWWNKKVEDLSKGMSQKLQFVTTVLHEPKLIILDEPFSGLDPVNANLIKDEIFALAQKGSTIIFSTHRMEQVEEICDHIVLVNKGRKILDGTVQQIKQDFKENLFSIQLQQQPASTDSNAFTITRQKNNTLTIQINEGYQSNDILRHFLQQNVTIEAFHEILPTLNEIFIREVEGSSAAVTRAFQSENV
- a CDS encoding zinc dependent phospholipase C family protein, producing the protein MSPLFKRAGVALALAAITIAAGSWGFLIHKTAHQLAVYELPSGSLRDFFYSNNAYLQYNAPRADVRRNEDSTEGPKHFIDLEAFGPDAAYTMPLHWNEAVAKYSKDTLLEYGYVPYHVQYMKDKLTEAFKQGNKDSILFYAADLGHYVEDAHVPLHTSMNYDGQLTNQKGLHSLWESMVPELEIGNYNLSSTHKATYLKDPAKAIWAAIRKANALLPDVFGKEKELSARFTPEQKYRTQVRKGKEYQSYTTEFAKAYAAALKNTINEQAISSANLVADFWYTSWVDAGKPDLSSLYGGSLTADKKQELEKALHSFHNNTLVKDSLLKAR